A region of the Variovorax sp. 54 genome:
GCCGGCGTGCAGCGTGAGCCCCACGGCGGCGGCCACCCAGACGTTGACCTTCCAGCCCAGCACCGGCAAGCCGTAGAACACCAGGAACAGCTGCAGCAGCATCGGCGTGCCCTGGAAGAAGTCGATGAAGGCCGCCGCCGCCACGCGCAGCGCCTTCATCGGCGCGGTGCGCGCCAGGGCCACGAGCAGCCCTGCGAGGCTGCCGCCGACGAAGGCGATGGCCGACAGCATCAGCGTGGCCCCGAAGCTGCCCGCGATGACCCAGAACTCGGTGAGCGTGAAGTCGCGAATCATGGCCGCCTCACTTGGTGGGATAGGAGAAGTACACGCGGTCGATCGCCTTGAACACGGTCGAGAAGACCGTCGACATCGCCAGGTAGAGCAGCGCCGCGACGATGTAGACCTCGAAGCTGCGGAAGGTGGCCGAGTCGATGTTCTGCGCCACCGAAGTCAGCTCTTCGGCGGAGATCGACGAGACGATGCTGGTGGTCAGCAGCAGCATCACGAACTGCCCGGTGAGCGCGGGGTAGATGGTGCGCAGCGCGGGCTTGATGACGATGTGGCGCAGCGTCTGGAACGGGCTCAACCCGAGCGCGGCACCGGCCTCGAACTGGCCGCGCGGCACCGACTCGATGCCGGTGCGCAAAATTTCTGCCGAGAAAGCCCCCAGGTTCAGGCTCAGCGCCAGCACGGCGGCCGTATTCGGCGTGAGGCTGATGCCCAGCGACGGCAGGCCGAAGAAGACGAACAGCACCTGCACCAGGAACGGCGTGTTGCGGATCAGCTCGATGTAGCTCTGCGCCGTCCAGCGCACGGCTGACATGGTGGAGCGCTTGCCGAGCACGGCCAGCAACCCAACGGCCAGGCCGATGGCCACCGAGACCGCCGACAGTCGCAGCGTCAGCCAGCAGCCTTCGGCGAAGGCTTCCCAATGCGGCAGCAAGACCGCGAAGTCGAATGTGTAGCGCATGGCGATGTGCTCTTGTCTCGTGGAGCGTTTTCTTGTGGTGGATGTCTCTCGTCCGGGCTGGCGATCTCCGGTCGTCTCATGCCTTCTTCACGCGGGGCCAGCCACCGCGTGCAACCCCGCGCCTACGTGGGCAGCAAGACCCGCTGCCCCGTGGCGGCGGCCTCGGTCACCGCCAGCGTGGCCTCGAGCGTGCGAAAGCCGTCGAGCGCGGAACACACCGGTTCTTCGCGGCCTTCGACCAGCGCCGCAAAGTGGCGCATCTGCTCGCTGTACGGGCAGCCGATGTGGACCACGGTGCGTTCCTGCGTGATCGGGTCGTGCCAGCCTTCGGCCGCCCCCTGGTCCTGGCGGTAGCGCCAGAGCTCCAGGCGCGGCAGCGTCAGCGAGCCTTCGGTGCCCGAATAGAAATGCGCGTTGACGTCGTCCTGGCGCGGAAAGCGCTCGGCCTCGCCCGCGCTCAGGTCCCAGTTCCACGGTGCGGCGGTGGTGTCCGACACCGTGACCGTGCCGAGCGCGCCGTTGCGAAAGCGCAGCGCGACCACGGCCGTGTCTTCGACCTCGAAGCCGCGCACGGCATTCGAGGCCAGGGCCTGCACGCTTTCGATCTCGCCGTAGAGGTGGCGCATCAGGTCGATGTCGTGGATCAGGTTGATCAGGATCGGCCCGCCGCCCGGCTGGCGGCGCCAGGCCGCATCGAAGTAGTCGCGCGGCTTGAGCCAGGTGCACAGCACAGTGGCGCTCACCGGCCGGCCCAGCGTGCCCGCGCCGACGATGGCCTTGGCCTTGCGCATGATCGGGTTGTGGCGGCGCTGGTGGCCCACCAGCACCGGCAGGCCCGCCGCGCGCGAGGCCTCGCAGATGCGGCGGCCGTCTTCGAGCGTGTCGGCGATGGGCTTCTCGACCAGCACCGCCGCGCCCTGCTCCAGGCACTCGACCGTGATCCGTGCGTGGGTCGCGTTCGGCGTGGCGACCACCACGCCCCGCGGCTTCGCCTCGGCCAGCAGGCTCGCGTGGTCGGGGAAACAGGGCACGCCCAGCGCGCGGGCAAATTCGGCAGCGGCGGGCGTCGGATCGGCGATGCCGACCAGTTCGACATCGGGGCACTTCAGGGCGCGGTCGATGTGGGTCTTGCCGATCAGGCCTGCACCGATGACGGCGACGGGGAGTTTGCTCATGGACCTTGTCTCTGTTTTGTCGGAATGGAGGCGAGTCTAGTAACAACACTCAGAACTACAATCCGCTTCCTGTTGACTCGAAATCAACGAATCGTTGATAAAGAAACCGTGGACCTGAAAGACCTGGAAGTGTTCTGCGAGGCGGCCCGGCGCTCCAGCTTCGTGGGGGCCTCGCTCGAGATCGGCACGACCTCGGCGCACATCAGCAAGCGCATCGCCATCCTCGAATCGCAGCTGGGCGTGCGCCTCTTTCACCGCACCACGCGGCGCGTGGTGATCACCGAGGACGGCGAGCGCGCCTACCAGTGGGCGCGGCGCATCCTCGACGACGCCAACGCCATGTCGGAAGCCTTCAGCAGTGCCAAGGCCGAGCCCTCAGGGCTGCTGCGCATCGCCACCAGCCAGCGGCTCGGGCGCGAGCACGTGGCGCCCATCCTGTCGGCACTCAGCGAGCGCCACCCGCGCATCGAGGTCTGGCTCGAGCTGATGGACCGGCGCGTCGACCTGATCGCCGAGAACTTCGACCTCGACATCCGCGTGGGCGACCCGACGCAGCCGCGGCTCATCGCGCAGCGCATGGTGGAGAGCCGCCGCGTGCTGTGCGCCTCGCCCGCGTACCTCGCGCAGCGCGGCCATCCGAAGACCGTGGCCGAGCTCGCGGAACACGAGTGCCTGCTGTTCCGCGAGCGCGACCAGTCCTTCGGCAACTGGCGGCTGATCGGCCCCAAGGGCATCGAGACGGTCAAGGTGACGAGCAAGTTCGGCTCGAACCACAGCGACGTGGTGCGCGGCTGGAGCCTCGACGGCAAAGGCATCTGCCTGCTGTCGGTCTGGGACGTGGCGCAACCGCTCATCGACGGGCGCATGGTGCGGGTGCTCCCCGCGTACCACGAGTCGGCCGACATCTGGGCGATGACCAGCACCCGCTCGGCGGGGTCGGCGAAGGTGCGGGTGTGTGTGGAGTTCTTGAAGAAGCAGCTGGCGAGCGGGCCGCATGCGTTGAACATCGATCCGCAACGCTAGGGAATCTTCGATCGAGGAAGAGTCGCTTTACGCAAATTCGTGGGCATCGGCCCCGACCATGAGCATGTGCCCAAGGAGAGAATATTTAGCAACGCTTGACGTTACCAACGTCAAGCGTTACTATAAATTCAATGGCGATCCAGACCTTCAAATGCGACGACACCCGCAGGCTGTTCGAGGGGCAACGCGTCGCCCGTTGGGTCAACATTCAGATCGTGGCAATTCGCAAGCTGGCGATGCTCAACGCCGCAGTCCTTCTGCTGGACCTGCGCATCCCCCCGAACAACCGCCTTGAGGCTTTGGCCGGTGATCGCAAGGGCCAGCACAGCATCCGCGTCAACGACCAGTGGCGCATCTGCTTCAGATG
Encoded here:
- a CDS encoding amino acid ABC transporter permease — protein: MRYTFDFAVLLPHWEAFAEGCWLTLRLSAVSVAIGLAVGLLAVLGKRSTMSAVRWTAQSYIELIRNTPFLVQVLFVFFGLPSLGISLTPNTAAVLALSLNLGAFSAEILRTGIESVPRGQFEAGAALGLSPFQTLRHIVIKPALRTIYPALTGQFVMLLLTTSIVSSISAEELTSVAQNIDSATFRSFEVYIVAALLYLAMSTVFSTVFKAIDRVYFSYPTK
- a CDS encoding Gfo/Idh/MocA family protein, which translates into the protein MSKLPVAVIGAGLIGKTHIDRALKCPDVELVGIADPTPAAAEFARALGVPCFPDHASLLAEAKPRGVVVATPNATHARITVECLEQGAAVLVEKPIADTLEDGRRICEASRAAGLPVLVGHQRRHNPIMRKAKAIVGAGTLGRPVSATVLCTWLKPRDYFDAAWRRQPGGGPILINLIHDIDLMRHLYGEIESVQALASNAVRGFEVEDTAVVALRFRNGALGTVTVSDTTAAPWNWDLSAGEAERFPRQDDVNAHFYSGTEGSLTLPRLELWRYRQDQGAAEGWHDPITQERTVVHIGCPYSEQMRHFAALVEGREEPVCSALDGFRTLEATLAVTEAAATGQRVLLPT
- a CDS encoding LysR substrate-binding domain-containing protein, encoding MDLKDLEVFCEAARRSSFVGASLEIGTTSAHISKRIAILESQLGVRLFHRTTRRVVITEDGERAYQWARRILDDANAMSEAFSSAKAEPSGLLRIATSQRLGREHVAPILSALSERHPRIEVWLELMDRRVDLIAENFDLDIRVGDPTQPRLIAQRMVESRRVLCASPAYLAQRGHPKTVAELAEHECLLFRERDQSFGNWRLIGPKGIETVKVTSKFGSNHSDVVRGWSLDGKGICLLSVWDVAQPLIDGRMVRVLPAYHESADIWAMTSTRSAGSAKVRVCVEFLKKQLASGPHALNIDPQR
- a CDS encoding type II toxin-antitoxin system RelE/ParE family toxin; the encoded protein is MAIQTFKCDDTRRLFEGQRVARWVNIQIVAIRKLAMLNAAVLLLDLRIPPNNRLEALAGDRKGQHSIRVNDQWRICFRWTEAGPAEIEIVDYH